A region of Aminivibrio sp. DNA encodes the following proteins:
- a CDS encoding YeeE/YedE thiosulfate transporter family protein produces MDLDQIVVHLNEILVSLKGIANAIDLELRFGLVTGMVFGVLLQRAKVLRYDKQLAALRFQDFTILKFMMSAIIVGMIGTYFLYDQGLAVLSIKPTILGGTITGGILFGVGWALLGYCPGTSIGALGEGRTDAFWGILGALVGAALYAEMFPYLQDTLLKMHDYGKITLPQLLGVNHWIVIAGVSVVFLLSFVLMEKKGL; encoded by the coding sequence ATGGATCTTGACCAGATCGTCGTCCATCTGAATGAAATTCTCGTCTCCCTCAAGGGCATAGCCAACGCCATCGACCTCGAGCTCCGTTTCGGCCTGGTCACCGGAATGGTGTTCGGCGTCCTCCTTCAGAGGGCGAAGGTGCTTCGCTACGACAAACAGCTTGCCGCCCTCCGCTTCCAGGACTTCACCATCCTCAAGTTCATGATGTCCGCCATCATCGTGGGCATGATCGGGACGTACTTCCTCTACGACCAGGGACTGGCGGTGCTTTCCATAAAGCCCACCATCCTGGGCGGAACCATCACGGGAGGTATCCTCTTCGGAGTCGGCTGGGCCCTTCTGGGCTACTGCCCGGGAACGTCCATCGGTGCCCTCGGAGAGGGGCGGACCGATGCCTTCTGGGGCATCCTCGGCGCTCTCGTCGGAGCGGCCCTCTATGCCGAGATGTTCCCCTACCTGCAGGATACCCTGCTGAAGATGCATGACTACGGAAAGATCACCCTTCCCCAGCTTCTCGGCGTCAACCACTGGATCGTCATCGCCGGAGTCTCCGTGGTCTTCCTCTTGTCCTTCGTGCTCATGGAGAAAAAGGGACTATAA
- a CDS encoding YeeE/YedE thiosulfate transporter family protein — translation MSKTQEGWNPYLLGGLAGLLSVWSTYYTGKFFGASTSFVRAAAFVEEKVIPERAATLEYLVKNAAKMDWQMMFLIGIFIGALLSATLFGDFKFQAVPDMWKRHFGESGVSRGVVAFLGGAVSMFGARLADGCPSGHGLGGTMQLAASGFLALLCFFAAGAVVARMIYGGGEQNGS, via the coding sequence GTGAGCAAAACGCAGGAAGGATGGAATCCTTATCTTCTCGGCGGACTGGCCGGACTGCTTTCCGTATGGTCGACCTACTATACGGGAAAGTTTTTCGGCGCATCCACATCCTTCGTGAGGGCTGCGGCCTTCGTGGAGGAGAAGGTCATTCCGGAGCGGGCGGCGACACTTGAATACCTGGTGAAGAACGCCGCAAAGATGGACTGGCAGATGATGTTTCTTATCGGCATTTTCATCGGCGCCCTGCTTTCGGCCACCCTGTTCGGCGATTTCAAGTTCCAGGCCGTGCCGGACATGTGGAAGAGGCATTTCGGCGAAAGTGGCGTGTCCAGGGGCGTGGTGGCCTTTCTCGGCGGTGCGGTGTCCATGTTCGGCGCCCGACTGGCCGATGGATGCCCAAGCGGTCACGGGCTGGGCGGAACCATGCAGCTTGCTGCCAGCGGATTTTTGGCCCTCTTGTGCTTTTTCGCGGCAGGGGCCGTCGTGGCCAGAATGATTTATGGAGGAGGCGAGCAGAATGGATCTTGA
- the namA gene encoding NADPH dehydrogenase NamA, whose amino-acid sequence MKTYEPFRIKDLELKNRIVMPPMCMYSAPDSAPVDFHFLHYGARALGGAGLIIVEATGIVPEGRISDNCLGLWSDDQVAPFARLVDHVHSLGAKIGIQLNHAGRKCEAAAEKIFAPSALNYSDDGKYPDPVEMTHDDIAFVTEAFASAAGRALKAGFDVVEIHGAHGYLVNQFLSPLSNKRHDGYGVTFEGRSRFLQEVVRAVRTQWPAEKPLFLRVSAEDYVEGGMTPTEMARVIDRVTRDVDVVHVSSGGVMPVPPPVFPGYQIPFSEMIKTACNVPTIAVGLITTLEMVEEALCNHRADLVALGRELLRNPFFPLLEARKRGIELPWPEQYKRAFS is encoded by the coding sequence GTGAAGACCTACGAACCCTTCAGAATCAAGGATCTCGAACTGAAAAACCGGATCGTCATGCCCCCCATGTGCATGTACAGCGCTCCGGATTCCGCTCCGGTCGATTTTCACTTCCTGCACTACGGCGCCCGCGCCCTCGGAGGCGCAGGGCTCATCATCGTGGAAGCCACGGGGATCGTCCCGGAGGGACGCATCTCGGACAACTGCCTCGGTCTCTGGAGCGACGACCAGGTCGCCCCTTTCGCCCGCCTGGTGGACCATGTTCACAGTCTCGGGGCCAAAATCGGCATCCAGCTCAACCACGCGGGCCGGAAGTGCGAGGCTGCGGCAGAGAAAATTTTCGCCCCCAGCGCATTGAACTACAGCGACGACGGGAAATACCCCGATCCCGTCGAAATGACCCATGACGACATCGCCTTCGTTACGGAAGCATTCGCATCAGCAGCGGGGAGGGCCCTGAAGGCGGGGTTCGACGTGGTGGAGATCCACGGCGCCCACGGCTACCTCGTCAACCAGTTCCTCTCCCCCCTGAGCAACAAACGGCATGACGGCTACGGCGTGACCTTCGAGGGCCGTTCCCGGTTCCTCCAGGAGGTCGTCCGGGCTGTCCGGACTCAATGGCCTGCGGAAAAGCCCCTGTTCCTCCGGGTCTCCGCCGAGGATTACGTTGAAGGGGGCATGACCCCCACGGAGATGGCCCGCGTCATCGACCGGGTGACCCGGGACGTGGACGTGGTCCACGTCAGCTCCGGCGGGGTGATGCCCGTTCCTCCCCCCGTTTTTCCCGGGTACCAGATTCCCTTTTCAGAGATGATCAAGACAGCCTGCAACGTTCCCACCATCGCCGTGGGCCTTATCACCACGCTGGAGATGGTGGAGGAAGCCCTCTGCAATCACCGGGCGGATCTGGTGGCCCTCGGCCGGGAACTCCTCAGGAACCCCTTCTTCCCCCTTCTTGAAGCCCGGAAGCGGGGAATCGAGCTGCCCTGGCCCGAACAGTACAAACGGGCGTTCAGCTGA